The nucleotide window TTCCCGCTGTATCGGGCGTACCGCGCCGCCATCCCCGCTGTTTATAACAAATGCCGGATTAACGAACCGGCTTTTAATTCCTTTTTTGCATAATTCCGCCGACAGGCAGCGTAAAGATTCGCGGCTAAGAAGCGCGAAAACGGATTAGCCCGAAGCTTAATGCTGCCTGAATAGCGAAAATATTCGGATTAACCCCAGGTTTAACGGATTGAAAAATCCTGTAACACGCGGTTTTTATTGGTTTATGGCACTGAAATCCTGCCTGGAAAAACCAATTAAGGGTGAAGCCTTTTGCCTGCCATTAAGAAAGATTCCCATTATGCTCCGCAAAAAAATATTAAACCGGGCAATGCATAAAAGCCGGGTGTTTCGCATCCGGTAAGGTTTTCAACCTTTATTGTTTAAAGGTGATGAAGTTTTCTGACAGGAAAATTCCTGGTGCTGAATGGATTAAACGAAGAAAGGATTAACGAATAATGATTTCTAAAGCGCAACGGACAGATCCACAGCAAAACAGAGGGAGTGTGCGCGCCGTTTTATCGCGTTGTTCATGATTGCTTAACAGAATGCGCTGCAGAATGAAGACAGGTTAAATAGTGATAAAGTAATAAACGAAGCGCCAATCTCACCGGAATGAGATTGGGCTGCGTCTAAAGGGCGTGCGGAGCGAGACTTTTGCTGGTGTGAATCGATTTTACCGCAAAAAAGGAAGCGATTCCGTGACAATATTCATCAGGAAAAAGTGGTGCGCAATGTTATGTGGCGAAAGCCGGATTAAATGATCTTCATCTCTTCTGGTAAGAACAAATCTCAGCATTAAGTCAAATAACATTGGTATCAAGGGCGTTAGCGATTATCTGAACCTGAAGGATAGTGGTAAACGCTGCGGCTGATATCCAGCAGGCGGCAGCTGCGACGGGTTCCGATGTCGAAGGTGGTTTGCAGGAAGTTAACCGCCTGACGCTTTTCATTCGTGGTAAAGAAGTTTTTCAGCACGCTTTGCAGCATCTCTTTGTCGGAGCTCAGGGTCTGAAGCTCACGCGTGAGATTCTGCAGTTTGTCTTCTAACTCTTTGATCCGACGGCCTTCCTCAGAGGAAAGTCCGGAAAACTTTTTCTTCCAGCTATAGAAGGTTGCCTCCGAAATGCCCAGCTCTTCACAAATCTCCCTGACTTTCACTCCCGTTTCAGAAGCTTTAATGGCATTTGTGATTTGCTCTTCGCTATATCGTGACTTTCTCATAAATGCTCTTACCTTTCTTATCAATTAATGGATGAGAATTACTGTATTAATATCTGGTACTGCAAAAACGGTATTAATGCAGTATTAAAGTGCGCGATTTGAATTGCGAGGGTTAAATTAAGATATTTGGAATAAATATCATCATGGGATAAATCTTATTTTATTCTGAATGCCATTGAACGCCTTCCTGGCTTTGGGTTTTTGCGATAAATTCATTCCATCCCAAATGCAGAAAAATACGACAATCATTGGAAATCCGGCATAGCCTGCTTGCTAAAATCACAGGATATGTCTGTAAACTTTTGTCCTGAATTCAGGTTGAAATCGTTTACATCCAGAGCACTTCGCGCCAGATTTAATCGGAATTTTCCTGAATGTTTTCGCTTAACCCTGATGTAAGTCTCATTTTTCGGACCAGCCTGGTCTGAAGTTATTAAATTTTGTCAGGCCCACTGTGCGCTTGTTAATTCACTTCATGGACGTTGTACCGAAAAGCAGTTGCTGTAAGTAATACTAAGGACCAGTCAATGAAATTGAGCGTAATGTCGAATGCCGCCTGGATGATGTCTGAGAAGATCGTCTCGGTTTTTGGCGTCATATTTGTGACCTCCTACGTGGCTAAAGCCTTTGGCCCAACTGTTTTTGGGCAAATGGCGTTTTCAACCTCGCTGTTCTCCATGGTGCAGACCGTGGCGATTTTTGGCACCGAAACCATTCTGTTTAAGCGCATCAGCAAAAGTGCACCCAAAGGACTGCGGCTGATGACCGTGGCGCGCACGCTGCGCATGGTACTGCTGCTGCTGACCTCCATCCCGGTATTGATTTGGGTCTGGTACAACATGCAGGAAAACTTCCTCGCGTTTGCGCTGGCCTCATTTATCTCGTCGGTATTCGTTACGCAGGACACGTTCAGCGTCTATAACAACGCCCGGCTGGCCTCACGGCTGAATACCGTGGCCAACTCGGCGGGGCTGCTGCTTGGCTTTGCCCTGAGCTTCACCATCGCCTGGCTGCACCTGAATCCGCTGTGGCTGACCGTGTCTATCGTGGTCGTGACGCTGGTGCCGTATGCCATCAAGCGTGCCAGGTTTTACCGGGAAAACCAGGATCTGGCCCCGCCGCAGGAGAAGCGCACGACCTATCTGCGCTACCTGATGTATGCCGGGTTGCCGCTGGCTATCTCCAGCATCTTTATCTCGGTACAGGTAAAAGCGGCGCAGATGTTCCTGGCCGGTATCGCATCCGCCCGCGATCTGGGGCTGTTTGCCGCCGCCAACACCATTTCGGCATCGTGGATTTTCATTCCGGTTGCCCTCATCACTTCCTGCTTCTCGGAGATTTTCCGCGAGCGCGGAGCGGCCGCCATCAAGCTGACTGCGCGGCTGAACGGTTATGTCATGGGAGTTTCATTGTTGTTGTTAGCGGTGATCGCCTTGTACGGCGAAAAAATCATCATCGCTTTATATGGTCACGAGTACACACAGTCCGGAAGTCTCATTACGTTACTGTCGTTAGCAACCTGCTTCTCGGCAATGGGAACCGTAGCTTATCGCTACATGGTGAAAGAGGGTGGCTTCAACTACCTGCTCAAAAAAATCATCTGTCTGATGGTGGTCAGCCTGCCGCTGTCTTACTGGCTGATTCAGGGCTACGGCATCATGGGTGCCGCCTGGAGCGTTTTCATCACTGAGCTGCTGTCCCTGACCGTAATGAATTACTTCTTTAAAAACGGCGTCATTCAAAAGATCCAGGTTTCCTCGCTCAACTACAAGACCTACAAATGAGGCCAGAAATGCTCAAATTTAAAGATGAACTCAGAAAAAGTGTGCAGTACTTCATCAAGAAGATGCCCTGGGCCTATCAGGATCGCATCTACTACTTTCACAAATTCCGCAAGTTGCCAAACCTGCGCGAGCCGAAAGTATTCAATGAGAAGGTGCTGTACCGCAAATTTGTCTACGGTGATTACCAGAACTACGGGCGCCTGTCAGACAAGTACTCCGTGCGCGAATACATCGCAGAGAAAGTGGGTAGTGAATACCTGATTCCTCTGGTGTACGAGACCAGCGATCCGCACTCGCTGCATACGCTCTCCAGCTGGAAGAACACGGTTATCAAACCCAATCACGGCTCCAACATGGTTGAGATCCTGCTGGAAGAGCCGGATGCGCTGAAAAAGCAGCAGATTATCAGCGATTGCCATCGCTGGCTGAAAACCGATTTTGCCAACGAGGCGCGGGAAATTCACTATCGCTACATCAAGCCGCGTATTCTGGTGGAGAAGTACATTGGTGACGGTAAAACCGCGCCGATTGACTACAAATTCCACATGTTCAACAAGCGAGATGGCAACTTTGAGTATGTGCTGCAGGTGATCTACAACCGCTGCAATCCGC belongs to Candidatus Pantoea soli and includes:
- a CDS encoding transposase encodes the protein MRKSRYSEEQITNAIKASETGVKVREICEELGISEATFYSWKKKFSGLSSEEGRRIKELEDKLQNLTRELQTLSSDKEMLQSVLKNFFTTNEKRQAVNFLQTTFDIGTRRSCRLLDISRSVYHYPSGSDNR
- a CDS encoding oligosaccharide flippase family protein, which translates into the protein MKLSVMSNAAWMMSEKIVSVFGVIFVTSYVAKAFGPTVFGQMAFSTSLFSMVQTVAIFGTETILFKRISKSAPKGLRLMTVARTLRMVLLLLTSIPVLIWVWYNMQENFLAFALASFISSVFVTQDTFSVYNNARLASRLNTVANSAGLLLGFALSFTIAWLHLNPLWLTVSIVVVTLVPYAIKRARFYRENQDLAPPQEKRTTYLRYLMYAGLPLAISSIFISVQVKAAQMFLAGIASARDLGLFAAANTISASWIFIPVALITSCFSEIFRERGAAAIKLTARLNGYVMGVSLLLLAVIALYGEKIIIALYGHEYTQSGSLITLLSLATCFSAMGTVAYRYMVKEGGFNYLLKKIICLMVVSLPLSYWLIQGYGIMGAAWSVFITELLSLTVMNYFFKNGVIQKIQVSSLNYKTYK
- a CDS encoding ATP-grasp fold amidoligase family protein — its product is MLKFKDELRKSVQYFIKKMPWAYQDRIYYFHKFRKLPNLREPKVFNEKVLYRKFVYGDYQNYGRLSDKYSVREYIAEKVGSEYLIPLVYETSDPHSLHTLSSWKNTVIKPNHGSNMVEILLEEPDALKKQQIISDCHRWLKTDFANEAREIHYRYIKPRILVEKYIGDGKTAPIDYKFHMFNKRDGNFEYVLQVIYNRCNPLLSMNFYVNNLKEAYHKIRDTGLDVTPILPQLEHALALSKTLATDFDYVRVDWYIDGESIYFGELTFTPGAGLVTGLDRGLNQMMGDMWIQDRRGTQRPGVAVPEVSLPAVLKKI